GCTCGGCAAAATCCGCAAGACTTCCCATCGCATGGGTGCGGGCAGTCTTGGTGAGAATGTAAACCGCGTCTGCGCCGGTAACCACTATGGCGGGATGCTTTTCTTTTCCGATGTTGGCAGGATCTCTGCCGCTGTCTTCCAGCAGCACTTTCTGCTGCGTTCCACCGACAGCAATCACCCGGGAAACACCGGCATAGCCGCCCCGGGCCAGCTCACTGCCTGGATACTCCGGATAATGGGCCACCGCGGCAATAGATGTACCGTGATCATTGACCAGCTTTTTATACTGCAGATTGACCTCGTCGCCTCTGCCAAATCCGGGCATGGAGGCAAAATCATCGATGCTGATGGTCACATTTACTTGAGCGCCCTGATCGGAGCGGGCAATGGCAGTGACGGTAACATCATCTTCCCGGGAAGTAAAGGTTGTTCTGATCCAGGTGCCGTGTCGGTCGGTGTACTTAACCAGAACTTCCGCGGTTTCATAATCGGTCTGCCGCACATAATCCAAGATTTCCTGTTTGGGCATCTCCAGCCGCAGCTGGTGAGCGGGATGGTAGCAGTAAAGAAAAGTGCGGTTGCGGTCATGCACATTCCAAGTATCGTCAAAGTTGATTACTGCCTGACGGGCTTCATGCAGCTGACTGGTAACCTCTTCAGGAGTTTCTCTAGGCTCTCTGGATGGCATGATAAACTCAATATTTTGGTAGATTAGAGTTTCCGAATAAGGCGATCCGGAGCAGACGACACCAGTATGGCCGTTACCGGTAACCATGCCGTCTCGCCAGCCGCCTTCTCTTCTCTTGTACTCATGATAGGGAACCACTTCCGTAAATGTCCTAGCTGATACCAACTCGATTCCTCCCTTATCCTGCTGGTAAAATCATGTATGGGTTCTTCCGCTTCCAGGTAAATTCCTGCCCAAACTCCTGCGCAAGGGCAGGGCAGCGGCTGTTTACGGGCACCGTTAGTTCTAACTCGGTGCTGGTGCTCAGCTGGGAAAAAACGTGGTAATATCGAAAAAGCCTCGCTCAGACGGTTCTGAGCGAGGCATTGCCTGACCACTATTGGTTTGCTATCATGCAGCTGATCTTGCTCTAATCTTCTCACTGGATATTATTAATCTAACTAACATAACCTTCTGATTGCGTGTTAAACAAGTATGCATACTCACCATTGCGATACATCAACTCTTGATGAGTTCCTTCTTCAACAATATAGCCATCCTTAAGTACAATAATTCGATCCATATTCTTTATTCCAGATAGACGATGCGTTATGAATATCGCCGTTTTATCCTTAGCCAATATGTGAAATCGTTTCATAATCTCAAACTCAGCCAATGGATCAAGCGATGACGCTGGTTCATCGAGTATCAATACATCGCATTTCTTTAAAAAGGCACGCGCAATCGCTATTTTTTGCCATTGACCTAATGACAAATCCGATACACCATCCAACGAAAACTGCTTCGTTAGGTACGTATCATATCCTTGATCAAGTTTATAAACCAAATCTAGTAAATCTGCTCCTTTAGCTGCCTCATGAACCCGCGATTCATTAAATCGACTTTCGATATCGCTTAGACAGATATTTTCTTTGAGTGTAAAAGCGAA
This genomic interval from Bacillota bacterium contains the following:
- a CDS encoding ATP-binding cassette domain-containing protein, whose amino-acid sequence is MKNINLHIEPGEKIAFAGLNGAGKSTLIKLIIGLYKPTSGKVLINGVEMEKIDIGEYQKRIGVVFQDFYRFAFTLKENICLSDIESRFNESRVHEAAKGADLLDLVYKLDQGYDTYLTKQFSLDGVSDLSLGQWQKIAIARAFLKKCDVLILDEPASSLDPLAEFEIMKRFHILAKDKTAIFITHRLSGIKNMDRIIVLKDGYIVEEGTHQELMYRNGEYAYLFNTQSEGYVS